The Punica granatum isolate Tunisia-2019 chromosome 4, ASM765513v2, whole genome shotgun sequence genome has a window encoding:
- the LOC116205677 gene encoding pentatricopeptide repeat-containing protein At1g63330-like, with the protein MGVLSLWKACLFTIHSRRLSLFLRETRAFGMYCAASSALVLDDNHVFDESPRGETCSSFEELMVPGDRLSMPKRGKLCPLVSRVLKTLNWGYAWEVGFRRAVNEHGLFHSMNAFRITVHIFASAQMLMEVYALLRDIVCYYQEHELDMHELFPALLDSPERSADVYNVLMKVFAANSMPENGLDVFLQAKSIGLVPNILSCNFLLKALADANRLDYVRSLYEDMKISGPVPNVYTYTIMLNCYSRRNYAQDAFISLAGEVFEDMERSGTSPNVVTYSTYVHGLCHVGCMELALDFIRDLLRRGLPLNNYCFNVVIHGFCRNGELYEALKILEEMRSCGVLPDVYSYSILIDGFCRNGNVKKGYSLIEEMALYDIKPTLATFSSLFYGLCKAGHADVSLDFFRHVEARGYEFDNISYDILINGFCLLGDMDSATKLFQEMANKNVLRNTSNFNSLISGFCKTGQLDKALETFRIMQREGIAPDTVTCNLLVDGYCREGQLEEALKLAEEMNQYDISPNAYTYTAIINKLCQEKRPVKARELIPLLLKKNILSELTVYSTLMDGFAKCFMFREALKLYARILKAGTMPDVVMYTILINVFCSNSKMREAYRLFEEMMKMGVNPDTVSYTSIISGFCRVGNMEKAWALFRQMLGQGILPNVCTYTCLIHGFCKLKRLDIAKFLVDEMKRTKIAPNVVTYTVLMAGYLRICRTGKAEHVLHEMEEKGIVPDDVTYLILERETEYAYGKPVG; encoded by the coding sequence ATGGGCGTTCTCTCTCTTTGGAAAGCATGCCTATTTACAATCCATTCGCGCCgtctttctcttttcctccGCGAAACCCGCGCCTTTGGGATGTACTGTGCAGCTTCCTCAGCCCTGGTATTGGATGACAACCATGTGTTCGACGAAAGTCCCCGTGGAGAAACTTGCTCCTCATTTGAAGAGTTAATGGTTCCAGGAGACCGGCTTTCTATGCCCAAGAGGGGAAAGTTATGTCCTTTAGTCTCTAGAGTGCTGAAGACTCTAAACTGGGGTTATGCTTGGGAGGTTGGGTTTCGCAGAGCTGTGAATGAGCACGGACTTTTTCATTCAATGAATGCATTTAGGATCACCGTGCACATATTTGCTTCCGCCCAAATGCTAATGGAAGTGTATGCATTGCTTAGAGACATTGTTTGTTATTACCAGGAGCATGAGCTTGACATGCACGAGCTGTTCCCTGCTTTACTCGACTCACCAGAAAGATCAGCTGATGTTTACAATGTGTTGATGAAAGTTTTCGCGGCAAATTCCATGCCTGAAAATGGATTGGATGTGTTTCTGCAGGCTAAGAGCATCGGGCTTGTGCCAAATATCTTATCTTGCAATTTCTTGCTGAAAGCTTTAGCTGATGCAAATAGACTAGACTATGTCAGAAGCCTGTATGAGGATATGAAAATTTCCGGGCCAGTACCCAATGTTTACACCTACACCATCATGTTGAACTGTTACTCTAGAAGGAATTATGCTCAGGATGCTTTTATTAGCCTAGCAGGTGAGGTTTTTGAAGATATGGAGAGAAGTGGAACGAGTCCAAATGTTGTGACCTACAGCACCTATGTCCACGGTCTTTGTCATGTCGGCTGCATGGAGCTTGCATTAGACTTTATTCGGGATCTATTGCGCCGAGGCCTGCCTCTGAATAATTACTGTTTCAATGTTGTCATTCATGGTTTTTGTCGTAACGGTGAGTTATATGAAGCTTTGAAAATCCTGGAGGAAATGAGGAGCTGTGGAGTACTTCCAGATGTCTACAGCTACAGTATATTGATTGATGGGTTCTGCAGAAATGGGAATGTCAAGAAAGGTTATTCTTTGATTGAGGAAATGGCTCTTTACGACATAAAGCCAACATTAGCTACCTTTAGCTCCCTCTTCTATGGTCTATGTAAGGCTGGTCATGCAGATGTTTCCTTAGATTTTTTCCGTCATGTTGAGGCTCGGGGCTATGAATTTGACAATATCTCTTATGACATCTTAATTAACGGGTTTTGTTTGCTGGGGGATATGGATTCTGCCACAAAACTTTTTCAAGAGATGGCCAATAAGAATGTTCTGCGGAATACTTCCAACTTTAACAGTCTTATTAGTGGATTTTGCAAGACTGGGCAACTAGACAAAGCATTGGAGACTTTCAGAATCATGCAACGTGAGGGGATTGCCCCAGATACTGTCACTTGCAACCTTCTTGTTGATGGCTATTGCAGGGAGGGGCAATTGGAGGAAGCCTTGAAACTTGCAGAAGAAATGAATCAGTATGATATTAGCCCCAACGCTTATACGTATACTGCAATAATTAACAAACTCTGCCAGGAGAAGAGACCTGTGAAGGCACGGGAGCTTATTCCTCTGTTGCTTAAGAAGAATATTCTGTCCGAACTTACCGTGTACAGTACTCTTATGGATGGCTTTGCAAAATGCTTCATGTTTAGGGAAGCGCTGAAGTTGTATGCAAGAATTTTAAAAGCTGGGACTATGCCTGATGTTGTGATGTATACAATACTCATCAATGTATTTTGCTCCAACAGCAAAATGCGTGAAGCTTACCGTCTATTTGAGGAGATGATGAAGATGGGTGTGAACCCAGATACTGTATCTTATACATCGATCATCTCTGGGTTCTGTAGAGTTGGAAATATGGAGAAGGCTTGGGCATTGTTCAGACAAATGTTGGGACAAGGCATTCTGCCCAATGTATGCACTTACACCTGTCTAATTCATGGGTTCTGCAAGCTGAAACGCTTAGATATTGCCAAGTTTTTGGTGGATGAGATGAAGAGAACAAAAATTGCTCCAAATGTGGTGACTTATACTGTTCTGATGGCTGGGTACCTAAGAATTTGCCGTACAGGTAAAGCAGAACATGTTCTTCACGAAATGGAGGAGAAGGGGATTGTGCCCGATGATGTTACCTACTTAATACTCGAGCGTGAAACTGAGTATGCTTATGGAAAACCAGTAGGATGA
- the LOC116205458 gene encoding E3 ubiquitin-protein ligase RNF14, producing MQSSKATTGGRLDQHHQPQTIQSWSLKPRSWKARDNRAVQAGVEHPEPSTSRCQSPVDTTTIPVDNSRSRASRDNRKRRPMPRDRRTYVVRPQSRGPTSESLLNPEPRPPNDVENVNDKGETLAVNEEPEEEGREARSCEVNTEVADVALRLAELQTSAEAPELEEKQLSSNDQHQEDELLAVESIYGDSAIILDRRGGLRSIQIHIHIETEGAFTITAKLDSPNHVDSTGNNVDDGFSYSFEVQYLPPIVLTLLLPKSYPSHLPPHFTISAQWLDPVKISHLCSMLDSLWMEQPGQEVIYQWADWLQSSSLSYLGFHQEVTLGPYGVSSVSDKRAISRSVSVDVDVPSIRRYNDEKCQENFLKSLHECCICFSEYAGTDFIRLPCLHFFCGKCIKTYSNLHVKEGTVNMLKCPEVKCGGMVPPGLLKQLLDNEAYEHWESLTLQKTLDSMSDVVSCPRCETPCIEDPDQHAVCSKCFFSFCTLCRDRRHVGVECMTPEVRLQILQERQNSTQLKENQKLRERELINELLSLKEVFRDAKQCPSCKIAISRTEGCNKMVCKNCGHYFCYRCNKEISGYDHFRDGECELFPVEQVLNWEDMMRNPRQILGEMQADLFPDHGERCPNCRQYNAKVGNNNHIFCWACQTHFCYLCKKVVRRASQHYGPKGCKQHTT from the exons ATGCAGAGCTCGAAGGCCACCACTGGCGGCAGGCTCGACCAGCACCACCAACCCCAGACCATACAGTCGTGGTCTCTCAAGCCCCGCAGCTGGAAAGCTCGCGACAATCGAGCAGTACAGGCAGGGGTCGAGCACCCAGAGCCTTCTACTTCTCGTTGTCAGAGCCCTGTTGACACGACCACTATTCCGGTCGATAATTCAAGGTCCAGAGCCTCCAGAGATAACCGGAAACGCCGCCCAATGCCGCGCGACCGCCGCACCTATGTCGTCAGGCCTCAGAGCAGGGGCCCCACGTCTGAGTCTTTGCTGAATCCTGAACCGCGTCCTCCGAATGACGTCGAGAATGTGAACGATAAAGGAGAAACCTTGGCAGTCAACGAGGAGCCGGAAGAAGAAGGGCGTGAAGCTCGGAGCTGTGAGGTGAATACAGAGGTGGCTGATGTGGCCTTGCGATTGGCGGAGCTACAGACGAGTGCGGAGGCGCCGGAGCTGGAGGAGAAGCAGCTGAGTTCCAATGATCAGCACCAGGAGGATGAG TTGCTTGCAGTGGAGTCCATATATGGAGACAGTGCCATCATTCTTGACAGAAGAGGCGGCTTACGGTCCATTCAG ATTCATATTCACATTGAAACTGAGGGGGCATTCACCATAACAGCAAAGTTGGATTCACCCAATCACGTCGACAGCACAGGAAACAATGTGGATGATGGTTTCTCTTACTCCTTTGAAGTCCAGTATCTTCCACCAATTGTCTTGACACTTTTACTACCGAAGTCATATCCAAGTCATCTCCCTCCGCATTTTACCATCTCTGCCCAATGGTTGGATCCTGTCAAGATCTCCCATTTATGCTCCATGCTTGATTCGTTATGGATGGAACAACCGGGGCAAGAAGTTATATACCAATGGGCAGACTGGTTGCAGAGTTCATCTCTCTCTTATTTAGGATTCCATCAAGAAGTTACTCTAGGTCCTTATGGGGTAAGCAGTGTCAGTGATAAGCGTGCAATTTCCAGAAGTGTCTCTGTCGACGTTGATGTCCCCTCCATTAGGAGATACAATGATGAAAAGTGCCAAGAAAATTTCTTGAAAAGCCTGCACGAATGCtgcatctgtttcagtgagtATGCAG GTACTGATTTCATAAGACTGCCATGCCTGCATTTCTTCTGCGGGAAATGCATCAAGACTTATTCCAACCTGCATGTCAAGGAAGGCACTGTGAACATGCTTAAATGTCCCGAGGTCAAATGCGGGGGGATGGTCCCACCTGGCCTGTTGAAACAGCTGCTGGATAATGAAGCTTACGAGCACTGGGAATCTCTAACGCTTCAGAAGACCCTAGACTCAATGTCCGACGTAGTATCCTGCCCCAGATGTGAAACGCCATGCATAGAGGACCCTGACCAACATGCTGTTTGCTCTAAGTGCTTCTTTAGCTTTTGCACGCTTTGCAGGGATCGGCGTCACGTTGGTGTAGAATGTATGACACCCGAGGTCAGGCTTCAGATCTTACAG GAGCGCCAGAATTCGACGCAACTGAAGGAGAATCAGAAGCTAAGAGAAAGGGAATTGATCAACGAACTCTTAAGTCTCAAAGAAGTTTTCCGTGATGCTAAGCAATGTCCATCTTGCAAGATCGCAATCTCAAGAACTGAAGGCTGCAACAAGATGGTGTGCAAGAATTGTGGCCATTACTTTTGCTACCGCTGTAACAAAGAAATCAGTGGATATGACCATTTCAG GGATGGAGAATGTGAGTTGTTCCCAGTGGAGCAGGTCCTAAACTGGGAGGATATGATGAGGAATCCTCGGCAAATATTGGGAGAGATGCAGGCCGATCTCTTTCCTGATCATGGTGAACGGTGCCCTAATTGCCGTCAATATAACGCCAAG GTGGGAAATAACAATCATATATTCTGCTGGGCTTGTCAAACTCACTTTTGCTACTTATGCAAGAAGGTCGTGAGACGTGCTTCTCAGCATTACGGGCCCAAAGGATGCAAGCAGCACACAACGTGA
- the LOC116203903 gene encoding alpha,alpha-trehalose-phosphate synthase [UDP-forming] 5 → MVSRSYSNLLDLASGESPTFGREKRRFSRVATVTGVLSELDDDNTNSVGSDAPSSISQERMIIVGNQLPLRSHRRDNGEWYFSWDEDSLLFQLKDGVGEDVEIIYVGCIKEEIDPEEQDDVAQTLLDTFKCVPAFIPPELFSKYYHGFCKQHLWPLFHYMLPLSPDLGGRFDRSLWQAYVSVNKIFADKVMEVISPEDDFVWVHDYHLMVLPTFLRKRFNRVKLGFFLHSPFPSSEIYRTLPVRDEILRALLNSDLIGFHTFDYARHFLSCCSRMLGLSYQSKRGYIGLEYYGRTVSIKILPVGIHINQLQSVLNLPETVSRVSELRDQFKSQTVLLGVDDMDIFKGISLKLLAMEQLLLQHPATHGKVVLVQIANPARGRGRDVQEVQSETYATVRRINETFGNEGYEPVVLIDSPLQFYERIAYYAIAECCLVTAVRDGMNLIPYEYIICRQGNKKLDEILGLLPSDPKRSMLVVSEFIGCSPSLSGAIRVNPWNIDAVAEAMDSALMISKAEKQLRHEKHYRYVSTHDVAYWARSFLQDLERACRDHVRRRCWGIGFGLGFRVIALDPNFKKLSIEHIVSSYKRTKSRAILLDYDGTMILPNSISNTPSSETVAILKSLCRDTKNVVFLVSGKDRETLMRWFSSCDKLGIAAEHGYFVRPSQDAEWETCISVPDFDWKQTAEPVMRLYMETTDGSTIETKESAIVWNYQYADPDFGSCQAKELLDHLESVLANEPVSVKSGQHIVEVKPQGVNKGIVAERILDTMRERGTLPDFVLCIGDDRSDEEMFEVIRSAREGPSLSPVAEVFACTVGQKPSKAKYYLEDTTEILRMLQGLANASEQAASIANKQASPASPVSS, encoded by the exons ATGGTCTCGAGGTCTTACTCCAACCTCTTGGATCTTGCTTCGGGCGAGTCCCCGACCTTTGGCCGAGAGAAGAGGAGGTTCTCTCGGGTTGCCACTGTCACCGGTGTACTGTCTGAGCTCGATGATGACAACACCAATAGCGTGGGGTCCGATGCCCCTTCCTCGATTTCCCAAGAAAGAATGATAATCGTAGGGAACCAACTTCCTCTCCGGTCCCACAGGAGAGACAATGGAGAATGGTACTTCAGCTGGGACGAGGACTCGCTCCTCTTTCAGCTCAAAGACGGGGTTGGAGAGGATGTGGAAATTATCTACGTGGGCTGTATTAAGGAAGAAATTGATCCCGAGGAACAGGATGATGTTGCCCAAACATTATTGGACACATTCAAATGTGTTCCTGCCTTTATTCCTCCCGAGCTATTTAGCAAGTACTATCATGGGTTCTGCAAGCAGCATCTATGGCCTCTATTCCATTACATGCTTCCCCTGTCTCCTGATCTCGGGGGTCGCTTTGATCGGTCCCTTTGGCAGGCCTATGTTTCGGTCAACAAGATCTTCGCAGATAAGGTAATGGAGGTGATCAGCCCCGAGGATGATTTCGTGTGGGTCCACGATTACCATTTGATGGTCCTGCCCACTTTCTTGAGGAAGAGGTTCAATCGGGTGAAGCTCGGGTTCTTCCTCCACAGCCCATTCCCTTCCTCGGAGATCTATCGGACCCTTCCCGTAAGAGATGAGATTCTTAGGGCACTTTTAAACTCCGATCTTATTGGGTTCCACACCTTTGACTATGCCCGACATTTCTTGTCCTGTTGCAGTAGAATGCTGGGGCTTTCTTATCAGTCTAAGAGAGGCTATATAGGGCTAGAATACTATGGCAGAACAGTGAGTATCAAAATTCTACCTGTCGGGATTCACATAAATCAGCTCCAGTCCGTTCTAAATCTTCCTGAGACAGTTTCTCGGGTTTCGGAGCTACGGGATCAGTTCAAGAGTCAAACTGTTTTGCTTGGGGTTGATGATATGGACATCTTTAAAGGGATTAGCTTGAAGCTCCTGGCTATGGAGCAGTTGCTCTTACAGCATCCAGCAACACATGGCAAAGTCGTATTGGTTCAAATTGCAAACCCAGCTAGGGGCCGAGGGAGGGATGTTCAAGAGGTCCAGTCTGAAACTTATGCCACAGTTAGGAGGATCAACGAAACTTTTGGAAATGAAGGATATGAACCAGTGGTCCTAATCGATTCTCCACTTCAGTTCTATGAACGAATTGCATATTATGCGATTGCTGAGTGTTGTCTCGTCACAGCAGTGAGGGATGGGATGAATCTCATTCCGTATGAATACATAATATGTAGGCAAGGGAATAAGAAATTGGATGAGATATTGGGCCTGCTTCCATCAGACCCAAAGAGGAGCATGTTGGTGGTCTCCGAGTTCATTGGATGCTCCCCTTCATTGAGTGGGGCCATTCGGGTCAACCCATGGAACATTGATGCCGTGGCTGAGGCAATGGACTCTGCTCTCATGATCTCAAAGGCAGAAAAGCAACTTCGTCACGAGAAGCATTACAGGTATGTAAGCACCCATGATGTGGCCTACTGGGCCAGGAGCTTCTTGCAAGATCTCGAACGGGCTTGTAGGGACCATGTCAGGAGGAGGTGCTGGGGAATTGGGTTCGGGCTAGGGTTTCGTGTCATTGCGTTGGATCCCAATTTCAAAAAGCTCTCAATCGAGCATATTGTCTCGTCTTACAAAAGGACGAAGAGCAGAGCGATTCTCTTGGATTATGACGGGACCATGATTTTACCCAATTCCATTAGTAACACGCCAAGTTCAGAGACAGTTGCTATATTGAAAAGCTTGTGCCGGGACACGAAGAATGTTGTCTTCCTTGTTAGTGGCAAAGATAGAGAGACTCTCATGCGATGGTTTTCATCTTGTGATAAGCTTGGGATTGCAGCAGAGCACGGGTATTTCGTCAG GCCGAGCCAAGATGCAGAGTGGGAAACTTGCATATCTGTGCCAGACTTCGATTGGAAACAGACGGCAGAGCCTGTGATGAGACTATACATGGAAACTACTGACGGGTCCACTATAGAGACCAAAGAGAGTGCTATAGTTTGGAACTACCAGTATGCAGACCCCGACTTTGGGTCTTGCCAGGCGAAGGAGCTTCTAGACCACCTTGAGAGTGTGCTTGCAAATGAGCCAGTTTCCGTTAAGAGCGGGCAGCACATAGTTGAAGTCAAGCCTCAG GGTGTCAACAAGGGTATCGTGGCTGAACGGATCTTAGACACAATGAGGGAGAGGGGAACTCTTCCTGACTTTGTCCTATGCATTGGAGATGACCGGTCCGATGAGGAGATGTTCGAGGTGATAAGGAGCGCGCGAGAGGGCCCTTCTCTGTCCCCAGTAGCAGAGGTCTTTGCCTGTACAGTGGGCCAGAAACCAAGCAAGGCCAAGTACTATCTTGAGGACACGACCGAGATCCTCAGGATGTTGCAGGGTCTCGCTAATGCTTCGGAGCAGGCTGCTAGCATTGCTAATAAACAAGCTTCCCCGGCGAGTCCAGTCTCCAGTTAG